The following DNA comes from Nitrospira sp..
CCGTCATGCAACTGGCGCGAGAGCGAAACATTACTGTCGTCGAAGAACGATTCACGCGTGACGAGCTGTACATTGCAGATGAGGTTTTCGTGACCGGAACGGCCGCGGAGCTGACGCCGGTCAGAGAGATCGATCGTCGCCGAATCGGAAACGGCACTCCAGGGCCGATTACACGAACTCTTCAAGATGCCTTCTTTTCAATCGTGCGTGGAGAAGATGCTGCGCACGAGTCTTGGCTGACTCGAGTCTGACACGCTCTCAGACACATTCTAGCGGCACCCGAACGCATGGGTTCGAAGGTGGGTGGGTGGTTGGTTTGCTTGGCTCACGAACCGTCAAGAGTTTGGCCTACCCTGATTTAGTGACTCTCCTCGGAAGTCTCTCCTACAGCAGGGTGTACCTCCTCTGATGGCTTGGCAGCAGGGTCAGCTGCTGGAGGTACAGATTCGCTCTTTGATTCGTTCTTTGGCTCCATATCGATGACGGTGGAGGAGAAGTTTTGTTGCTTCGCCAAGATCGCTAGGCTGAACGAGGTGACCATGAATATCGCCGCCACGACCACCGTCAGCTTGCTCAAGAAGTTGGCAGGGCCACGGCTGCCGAACACCGTTTGACTCGATCCGCCAAAAGCGGCGCCGATCTCCGCTCCTTTCCCGGATTGGAGAAGAATCGCTCCGATCATCAGAAAACAGACGAAGACATGAATGACGACGATTGCGGTGTAGAGCATGAAATCTTAGACTCCGATTGAGCGAGCGGTTGATGCAACGCGGGCGATTGTAGCAAAGGACTCGACCTGGAGACAAGCACCTCCGATCAGTGCGCCGTCCACCTGGTTGGAAGCGAGAAGGGATTCAATGTTCTGAGGTGTGACGCTCCCGCCATAGAGAATCCGAGTTGAGTCAGCATTCGCGGGAGAAATTGTGGTAGCCAGGACTCGCCGAATCGTTTTGTGGGCGGCTACGGCTTGCTCAGCCGTTGCGGACTTCCCGGTCCCGATCGCCCAGATGGGTTCATAGGCGACGGTTATTCCACTCAAGGCGTCGGCGGTGAAGCCGGACAGACTTTCATTCAACTGTTGGGTGAGTACGTCGTCAGTCATTCCATTTTCACGCTGCGTGAGCGATTCGCCGACGCAGAGGATCGGGCGGAGGCCGTGCTTGAGCGCGGCTCGGATCTTCTTCTGGAGGCTGTGGCTTTGTTCGCCGAAGAGGGTTCGCCGTTCTGAGTGACCAAGAATGACATAGCGACAGCCAAGGTCCACAAGCATTGGGGCCGAAATCTCTCCCGTGTAGGCACCCTGATCCTCCCAAAACATATCTTGCGCTCCAAGCTGTAGAGGAAAGGACGACTCAAGTGCCGTGCGGACCGTTTGCAGGGCGGTGAATGGAGGAGCCACGACAAGCTCAATGGGTGAGGAGAGACCATGAAGGCGTTCACTCAGGGCACGGACGAACGTGGCCGCTTCGGACGCGGTCTTGTTCATTTTCCAATTACCGACGATGAGAACTCTGCGCAAACTTATCCTCGTGATGTTGGGTTCAATGAGGAGGTATGGATCAATTTGATCGGTCCGGCAGCGCTGCGAGGCCAGGAAGTGTTTTCCCTTCGAGTAGTTCCAGCGCGGCACCACCCCCGGTCGAAATGAACGACATGCTTTCGGATACGCCGGCCCGATGAACAGCCAGCGCGGTCTCGCCGCCACCGACGATCGTGAGGGCATAAGCGTCGGCGATCGCATGGGCCATGGCAAAGGTGCCTCTGGCATAGGCGTCGATTTCAAACACGCCCATCGGCCCGTTCCACAGGATGGTTTTGGCGTTTTGGACCGCTTCATTGAATAGCTTGACCGAGGCTGGGCCAATATCCAACGCATACCACCCTTTGGGAATCTCTTGGACGGGAACAATCTTTGTTTCCGCGCCTACGTCCCGGCTGGCGGCCACCACACAATCGACGGGGAGGTAAAATTTGACTCCGCGTGAGAGGGCATGGTCTTCGATGCCGCGCGCAAAATCCAGCATGTCCATTTCAACGAGTGAATTTCCGATCTCCATGCCTTTTGCCTTCAAGAAGGTAAACGCCATGCCGCCGCCGATGATGACCTTATCAACCTTCTTTCCCAGGTTTTCAATGACGCCGATCTTTCCGGATACCTTCGCGCCTCCCAGGACAGCGGCAAAAGGGCGCACGGGATTGGCAACCGCACCTTCAAGATATTCGATTTCTTTTTTCAGCAGGGCTCCAGCCGCTGAATCCTTGAT
Coding sequences within:
- the secG gene encoding preprotein translocase subunit SecG, with the translated sequence MLYTAIVVIHVFVCFLMIGAILLQSGKGAEIGAAFGGSSQTVFGSRGPANFLSKLTVVVAAIFMVTSFSLAILAKQQNFSSTVIDMEPKNESKSESVPPAADPAAKPSEEVHPAVGETSEESH
- a CDS encoding triose-phosphate isomerase — protein: MRRVLIVGNWKMNKTASEAATFVRALSERLHGLSSPIELVVAPPFTALQTVRTALESSFPLQLGAQDMFWEDQGAYTGEISAPMLVDLGCRYVILGHSERRTLFGEQSHSLQKKIRAALKHGLRPILCVGESLTQRENGMTDDVLTQQLNESLSGFTADALSGITVAYEPIWAIGTGKSATAEQAVAAHKTIRRVLATTISPANADSTRILYGGSVTPQNIESLLASNQVDGALIGGACLQVESFATIARVASTARSIGV
- a CDS encoding phosphoglycerate kinase — protein: MHKQTIDDVQLRGKRVIIRADFNVPLDESLQITDDTRIRSTLPTINRVVDEGAKVILCSHLGRPNGAFDPKYSLAPVAKRLGRLLGKDVTFAPDCMGPAVEKLVGKMKDGDVLLLENLRFHAGEEKNDDTFAKALASLGDVFINDAFGAAHRAHASTVGITKYIKDSAAGALLKKEIEYLEGAVANPVRPFAAVLGGAKVSGKIGVIENLGKKVDKVIIGGGMAFTFLKAKGMEIGNSLVEMDMLDFARGIEDHALSRGVKFYLPVDCVVAASRDVGAETKIVPVQEIPKGWYALDIGPASVKLFNEAVQNAKTILWNGPMGVFEIDAYARGTFAMAHAIADAYALTIVGGGETALAVHRAGVSESMSFISTGGGAALELLEGKTLPGLAALPDRSN